The proteins below are encoded in one region of Lonchura striata isolate bLonStr1 chromosome 1, bLonStr1.mat, whole genome shotgun sequence:
- the CMC1 gene encoding COX assembly mitochondrial protein homolog has protein sequence MEPAPGAAGNSKLRHVEKDVLIPQIMRDRAKELCSDKVQAFTKCCQETGLLMVVKCRQENTALKDCLVGYYSDPSFYEECKAEYLKQREEYRATGIKKKRQKFTPNV, from the exons GAAATTCTAAGCTGAGACATGTAGAAAAAGATGTTTTGATTCCACAAATAATGAGGGATCGAGCCAAGGAGCTGTGTTCAGATAAGGTGCAAG catttACTAAATGCTGTCAAGAAACTGGTCTTCTGATGGTGGTGAAGTGTCGGCAGGAGAACACAGCACTGAAGGACTGTCTGGTTGGCTA CTATTCTGATCCATCATTCTATGAAGAATGCAAAGCAGAATATTTGAAGCAAAGAGAAGAATACAGAGCAACtggaattaagaaaaaaagacagaagttTACTCCGAATGTGTGA